A region of Equus przewalskii isolate Varuska chromosome 29, EquPr2, whole genome shotgun sequence DNA encodes the following proteins:
- the EID3 gene encoding EP300-interacting inhibitor of differentiation 3: MGIRPPVQLTPSVSAVVGSVAKAVSWASAVADMSDEKDFLKGGVEKEEEPGVSFTGSAASVKQAEEEREPIKVEVALGADGCSDDLGCGDAGITPDLLGLAADEEKCRNIRKQYWQLIYNVQQNRDDIVNTASDSLTEALEEANVLFDGVSRTREAALDAQFLVLASDLGKEKAKQLNSNTSFFNQVAFCDFLFLFVGLNWMEDDEQDELSGCDDNVPLSFWETVQKEASSWMLRAETFHFIFGSFKSEPSAPKHRLDHQKKVHKMEENGDMPTKLRKVDLNSNQEATEKEVERILGLLQMYFRKYPDTPVSYFEFVIDPNSFSRTVENIFYVSFIIRDGFARIRLDQDRLPILEPININQMGEGNDPSSHGRKQGVISLSLEDWKNIVAAFEISEAMITNSY; encoded by the coding sequence ATGGGCATACGCCCACCGGTCCAACTGACCCCGTCAGTTTCTGCTGTCGTCGGAAGCGTTGCGAAGGCCGTTAGCTGGGCGTCAGCAGTCGCCGACATGTCTGATGAGAAGGATTTCCTGAAGGGAGGcgtggagaaagaagaagagccGGGGGTGAGCTTCACCGGTAGCGCGGCCTCTGTGAAGCAGgcggaggaagagagagaacccaTAAAGGTGGAAGTGGCGCTGGGGGCTGACGGCTGCTCTGACGACCTCGGCTGTGGCGATGCCGGCATCACTCCAGACCTCCTAGGGCTTGCGGCTGACGAGGAGAAATGCCGGAATATCCGCAAGCAGTACTGGCAGCTCATCTACAACGTGCAGCAGAACCGTGATGACATAGTGAACACAGCCAGCGACTCATTAACCGAGGCTCTTGAGGAAGCCAACGTCCTGTTTGACGGAGTGAGCCGAACGAGAGAAGCAGCCCTCGATGCCCAGTTTCTTGTTTTGGCTTCTGATTTGggtaaagaaaaagcaaagcagcTAAACTCTAATACGAGCTTCTTTAATCAAGTAGCGTTTTGtgacttcctctttctgtttgtgGGTCTAAACTGGATGGAAGATGATGAACAGGATGAGTTGAGTGGCTGTGATGACAACGTacctctttccttctgggagaCGGTACAGAAGGAGGCATCGTCCTGGATGTTGCGAGCTGAAACATTCCACTTTATTTTTGGTTCGTTCAAGTCAGAGCCCTCTGCGCCAAAGCACCGGCTCGACCACCAGAAAAAAGTTCACAAGATGGAAGAAAACGGGGATATGCCTACAAAGCTGAGGAAGGTGGACCTGAATAGTAATCAAGAAGCGacagaaaaagaagtagaaagaatcTTGGGATTGTTGCAAATGTACTTTCGAAAGTATCCTGATACTCCCGTGTCCTATTTTGAGTTTGTGATTGATCCGAACTCTTTTTCTCGTACTGTggagaatatattttatgtttctttcattaTAAGGGATGGTTTTGCAAGAATAAGGCTTGACCAAGACAGGCTGCCAATATTAGAGCCAATTAATATTAACCAAATGGGTGAGGGAAATGATCCCAGTTCCCATGGCAGGAAACAGGGAGTTATATCTTTGAGTTTAGAGGACTGGAAAAATATTGTGGCAGCTTTTGAAATTTCAGAGGCTATGATCACAAACTCATACTGA